Below is a genomic region from bacterium.
CTGGATGCCATACCGGCAGCCCTCACGACGGAGAGGTTCCCCGACCTCGTTGATCGAACCCGCGAGGCCATGGTGTCGGCCGAGATCATGGAACGGGAAAAACTCCATTACTTCCTCATGGGCAAGGCGCCGTGGATCGTATCCGGCTCTCCGGGGCAGGGGCTGTCACCAGCCAGGTGGGACCACCTCACGGCCGAGGATCTGGCCGAAGCGGCACGGGCGTACCTCGTCGAAAAGCCGTCGGTGGCCCTTATCACGTCTCCAGGCCCGGCGGATGCCGGTGGGGTAGCCGCCGGCGCGGTGCGGGCCGAGGCCATGCTGGACAACGGCCTTCATGTTATCGCCGAACAAAGGCCGGGTTCGGATGTTTTCGCTCTTCACCTGATGACCAGGCACCGCGGCGCCCTGGAGCCGAAAGGCAGGGAGGGGATCGCCGATTTTTTGCACCGCCTCCTGGCCATGGGCACCGACACCCGCACCCGAGAGGAGATCCAGGCCGCGCTCCGGTCCATGGGGGTTTCCCTGTCCACGGCGGGCAACCCGATGGTGCCTTTCGGGGACTTCTACACTTCCAGGCTGTTTTCCTATATCCGTCTCGAGTGCGTGACGGAAAAAGCGTCCGATGCGGTGGCTCTGCTTGCGGACATGGTCCAGAACCCGGCGCTGACGGACGCGGACATCGAGGAGGTCCGGGGGCAGATGCAGGATTTCATCTCCTACCGGTCTGCAAAGCCGGACACGGTGGCCTCGGGAATGCTGGCTGAAAGGCTGTACGGGGGAGTCCTGGGCCCGGACGTCTACGGCTCGGCCGGGTCGATCTCCGCTATCACCGGGGGTGAACTGCGCGATTTCCACGGGCGTTATCTGGCCGGCAGGAACCTCATCGTCAGCGTGGTCAGCCCGATGGCCCCGGAGGAGAGCATCTCCCTTGTGGAGAAGAACCTCCGCCGCCTGCCCGCCGGTGAAAAGGCCAGGATTGCCACTGTACCCCTGACCGTCAAACCCTTTGTGACCGAGGCGGACCTGGGCAGGCCACAGGGCGCCCTGGCGGCCGGTGCTGTTACGGGCGAGGCTCCCCCGGCCGATGATATCCCTGCCCTCGTGATCGCCTCGGGGCTGCTCAACGTCCGCCTGGCCGAAGAGCTCAGGGAAAAGGAAGGGCTGGCCTACTCCCTGGGGGCGTCCCTGGGTGATGTGGACGGCCGGGTCGTTTTCACCTTCTCCATGGGGACAGCACCCGAAAAGATCGAGCGGGCCCGGGAGGCGCTCAGGGAACAGCTGGAGGCGGCCAGGAAAAGCCCGGTGAACAGGGAGGAGATGGAAAGGGAGATCAACGGTCTCGTGGGCCGGCTCCAGATGAGGATGCTATCGTCCATCAACCGGGCTTACTATCTCGGGGTCGCGACCCGTGAACGGCTGTCACATACCTTCGGTGAAAAGTACAGGCAGCAGCTCCTGGCGCTGACCCCGGAAGACATCGAAAGGGTCCTGGACAGGTACCTCCCCGGCGACGCCCTTATCGAGGCCGTGGTCCGCTGAGGCGGAAGGTGAAGACGCCAATGACAAGTGTTCTCACAGGCACCCTGATCCTGTTTTGCGCTCTCCTTGTATGGGTGCGGTGGCAGGAGAGGGCCAACCTGTTTTTCCCGTCGGCGGATCTTTACCTTACACCGGCTGACCTCGGTCTCACCTTCAAAGATGTCCGTTTCGGTTCGGCCGGGAACACGCTCCACGGATGGTACATCCCGGGGGAAGGGGAGCAGGTGGTCTTGTGGCTTCACGGCAACGCCGGCAACGTTTCCGACAGGGCCGATATGGCTGTGGCAATGAACGGCGCCCTCGGGGTGTCGAGCTTCCTCTTCGACTACAGGGGGTATGGGCGAAGCTCCGGGCGGCCCACGGAGAAGGGGCTTTACGAGGACGCTGCCGCCGCCTTCCGATGGCTGGCGGAGACGAAGGGGATCGCTCCGGGAGATATCTTTCTTTATGGTCACTCCCTGGGCAGCGTGGCGGCCGTGGACCTGGCCCTTGGCGCCGGGAAGGGTGCGGGCGGCCTCGTCCTGGAATCCCCCTTCACCGGCGCCCGCGACATAGCCCGCATGATCTATGCCGGCCTGCCGGTGGACCTTTTCATGTCCCTGAAGCTGGATAACGTGGGCCGGGTCGGGAAGGTGGCCATGCCCGTGCTGGTCATCCACGGCGAGGCGGACGGGACCATTCCCTTCGAGATGGGCCGGAAGGTCTTCGAGGCGGCCGCGGAACCGAAACGGTTCCTGGGCATCCCCGGAGCGGATCACAGCGATTGTTATATCGTGGGAGGGGAGAACTACTGGTCCGAATGGAAGAAACTTCTGGACCAGAGTCAACGTTGATGGATTTTTGCGACTCTATCAACGTTAAGGGCGCGGTTCCTGTAAAAGCGGCGTTTTTTTATTACCACGGAGACACGGAGAAAGGCGGAAACGGAGAAAAGGCTGAACCCGAACCCTGAACACCAGCCGCAGGCCGGTGTCATTCCGGACCTGAGATAGTCCATCTCATTATTCTTCCTCTCCCCTGGGGGGAGAGGACCGAGGTGAGGGGGAAAGTGTTCCGAGCCGGAATCCTGGTCCGACAATATCCCGATAAAATAAGAAGCGGCGGGCTTGCGCCCGCCGCTTTCACGTTACTTGAAACCAGCCGGAAATTCCCCCGGGTGATTTATTCGGAATAATACACCGGTGTATTCCCGTTGGTGCCGTCGTGCCCGTTTCCGGAGGCATCGTTGACGGCGCTGTCTGTGATCTGGGGGGAGAAGAAGAGGTACGGGTCGCTGTCGTTTACCGTACCGTCATAGGCATCTATTTCCGGTGCGGTCAGGAGCCGCTGGAACCATGCCTGGTGGGCAAAGGTGACGTCCACTTCCGAATAGAGGTCTCCATATGTGGCCGTGTTGGCGTGATTTTCCTGGCCTCCCCAGTAGAGCAGGTTCGTGTTCGTCTGATCGTCCATGGGAGTAACCGTTGTCGAAACGTACCCTGCTGAGCCGTCGACATACAGTTCCAATGTCATGCTGGCATAGTCGTACTGAAGGCAGACCGTATACCATTCGCCCTTTGTCAGGGTGACGTCTTTTCGCACAGGTACCCAGCCCCCCTTTTCTACCCAGGCATAGACTCCGGTTGGACTGCCATATGTAAACTGGATCGCGATGTCCCCTTCCACATCGTTCCACGCGCTTCCGCGGAAAAAATGCCACCCACCCACCGACGTGTCGGCGTCGGCCGGGATCTGGACCTTTTCGATGATCGACCAGTCGGTGGAGTAGGTGAACCCCTCCATCGTTCCGAAATTGACGAAATCCTCATCGATGGCTTCAAGTTCCACGAGCGGCGTCGGCTCTTTATCGCTGCCTCCTCCCCCTCCGCAAGCCGCGAGGAGTGAAAGCGCCATCAGAAACGGGATGGCCCCTGTTAACAAGAAGATTCTGGTGTTTCCCCTGTCCCAAAAAATCATGTGTCCCTTCCTGAAAAAGGTTTGTATTGTGATAAAAAATAATATGTAAGTTGTTTCAGGGGAAGGGGTGAGAAAACCAAAGAGGCGGCATATGGTTCTGAAAGGGGGACTTCCGGGGTCTAGGCCGGAATTTGGCAAATCATCGATTCAAAATTATCTGTTCCGGCAGATCAGCTTCGCTTGGAAAACTTAACCCTTCCGGCGACGTTCAGGAAGAAATCGCGGGACCATACCTCGATTGAAGAGACATCGGAAAGGAACTTCACAACGTCGGCTTTCGCTTTATCGACATCGAGGCCGAAGATATTCTCTTTGACGATCTCAAGGAAGCGCTCCTCGGTGAGAGGACCATGTTCGGTGTAATGCCCGCTCCGGCGCACCCTGGCCTCAAGATGCCGGAGGTCGAGGTCAGTGCCACGTCCCACATACCATACGAAGTCATACCAATCCCTGCCCTTCACTCTATTGCCCCATCCTCGGCAGAGGAGGGCGTGCATCTTCCCGGCGCCACATTTGTGGCGATCTCTTCCGGCTTCAGCAGGGAGAAGTCCATGCTGGATTCCGGATAGCCATGCCATTGGCAGGACTTCCGGAATGACGGCTTGCCTTTCCCCTATCCCCTTTATCCCTGTAAATAGCTTTTGCCTGAGATCGCTTCACTCGGGATACGGTTCGCAATGACGGCGATGATGCATCTGTTTTTATTCTACGTTCTCCATTGGGCCTGACCGCTCGCCGCATCCGGCTTTCAGCCGTTCCTCAAATTTCCTCACGATGCGGCGATTGACGCCAGGCATGGGCAGCGCCTCCAGTTCCTCCAGCGTCACCCATCTCGCTTCCGGATTTGTCACCGTCCCCGCTTCGCGTTTGCAGATGAACACGTGGAGCTTTACCCGGAACCGGGTGTAGGTGTGGGTAAAGATCCCCAGCTTTTCGCAAACCTGGACCCGCAGGCCCGTCTCCTCCCGTACCTCGCGAACCATGGCCTCCTCCGGGCTTTCGCCGGGAGGAGGCTTACGTATGTGCGTGTGGGCGTGGAGCGTATGTGCGTAAGATCTGCTCTGCTTTGTTCGCTGGTTTTTCGCGTTCACGGATTCACGCACATACGCACTTTCGGACCCACGGATCTTCCCTCCCGGAAACTCCCACATCCCGGAAAAAAGGCCGCCTTGCGGCCTTTTTTGTACAAGGGCCGTTCCGTCTTTCAAGATAATACCGATAGCAGCCTCGATGTGGGTCGTCTCGGGCCTGGGCCTTTTCTGTGGGAACAGCTCCACCTGCTCCAGTCTCAAGGCCCGGCACCAGGCAGCCAGGGGACACCCGGCGCATCGGGGTGCCTTGGGTGTACAGACCGACGACCCGAGGTCCATGAGGGCCTGGTTGAAATCGCCGGAGCGATCAGCGGGGATGATGCGGCCAAAAACCGCAGCGATACGTTTTTTATCGGAGGTGGCCAGGAGCCGGGACCAGACCCGGATGTTGTTGGCGTCCAGGGCGGGGACACGCGCCCCGTAGGCGATGGAAGCCACCGCGGCGGCCGTGTACTCTCCGATACCGGGGAGTTTCTTGAGATCGAGGGGCTCCCGGGGAACCTGCCCTCCGTACCGGGTCGAGATCTCTTTAGCTGCTGCGTGCAGGTTCCTCGCCCGGGAGTAGTAACCGAGTCCCTCCCAGGCACGGATCACCCCCTCTTCATCGGCACCCGCCAGCGCTTTGACGGTGGGGTAGGTGCGCATCCAGCGCTCAAAGTAGGGGATGACGGCGGTCACCGTGGTCTGCTGGAGCATGAACTCGGAAACCAGAACCGAATATGCCTCGGCAGGCTCGGCACGGGCGGTTCCGGATGTTTTGCGCCATGGAAGCTCACGCCGGTTGGCGTCGTACCAGGAGAGTAAGGCAGCGGCGAGTCTGGATCCAGGTTTCAATCCAGACTGCCTCGTACGTGCGTTTGTGCGTGAAGCGTAAATGCGATCTTAACGCCATCACGTGCCCAAGGACATACGCATGCACGGGCACTTTTCATCAGGCCGCCTCCTTAGCCTTTGATTCAGTCTTTCACTGCACTCTGCACTTTACACTTTGCACTCGGGACACCGAAGGTGTCCCGCTACATCCTCGCTCCCCGGAACAGCAGCGCTCCCAGGGTCAGGAAGGCGGCCGAGACCGTTCCTAACACCGCCAGGTCCAGGGCCGGGCCCATGGCCGACTGTCCCAGGAGAGCCCAGCGCAGGCCGTCCACACCGTAGGTGAGGGGGTTCAGGTAGGCGGCGACCCGAAGGGCCGTTGGAAGCTGGTCCAGGGGGAAGAAAGCTCCCGACAGGAAGAAGATGGGCATGATGAGGAAATTGAAGATGAGCTGGAACCCGTGGGGGTCCTCCATGCGGGATGCCATGGCCACCCCGAGGCTGGTGAACGACACGCCGATGAGGGCCATGAAGGCCAGGATGAAGAGGAACCCTGTCGGAGTCGGGACCCGGAGCCCGAGGAGGATGCTGATCCCCAGCATGAGCAGGGCCTGGATGGAAGCCGTGGTGGTCCCCCCGGCGGTGCGCCCCAGGACGATGGCGAGGCGCGGGATGGGAGCCACCAGCATCTCCTTTAAAAACCCGAACTGGCGGTCCCAGATAACCGAGATGCCCGCCACGGTGGAGGAGAAGAGGAGGACCATGCCCACGATACCGGGGGCGATGTAGTCCAGGTAGCGCTCGCCGCCGGGCCGCATGCCGAAAGCGGACTGGAGCCCCATCCCCAGGAAGGCGAGGAAGAAAAAGGGCATGCCCAGGCTGCCGATGATCCGGGAGGGCGACCTGAGGTAGCGGATCACTTCTCGCTGCCAGATGGTGGCGGATGCGAAAAAAAGAGTTTTCATAAATTCAATCTCAAATCTCAGATCTCAAATCTCAAACGGTAATGCTGGTTGCTTATGTCATCGCGAACCGTAGATCGTGTGAAGCGATCCCGTCTCCGAGATTGCTTCGCTTGGCAGTGGCTCGCAATGACATCCTTTTGGCTCCGTGTCTCCGTGTCCCCCCATCTCCGTGTCAAAAGGTTTGCCTCCCCGTTACCCCGACACTCCGATACCCCGTTACGTTCCGAAGGAACTGGCCTTCACCTGTTGAAGGCCCTCCTGCGTTGCCGCATGCGGTCCACGTTATCGGCATCCGAGTCCCGGATGTCCCGGCCGGTGTGGTAAATAAAGACGTCCTCTAATGTCGGCTTTTTCAGGGCGATGGACCGGGCCGACGCGCCGGTCTGGTCGGTGAGCCTCAGGACCTCGGGGATGCGTGTTTCGCCCCCCTGGACCGTAATGTCTACCTTCCCGTCCCGGGCCCTGATAGAGAGGACCCAGTC
It encodes:
- a CDS encoding pitrilysin family protein, coding for MKNPVFIVRLSLLLTILIIFGSAAPAWAEIVDLSGNFSLENGLDVRLMPDTSTSMVAVMALVRTGYAVEGAGRSGFSHLLEHLVFAGTQKRSKSRIQREVEGLGGYVNGFTRDDYTAYLIVGHRDHLGQLLDVLSDMLFNSTIPEKAVDEAKAVVLEEILRSRSRPDTRDEELFTSLLYGGSPYARTGLGSETTVSAATREEIESFYKKNYRPDNMILLFRGGFEPDRVHEALEKTFGPAPMGADRIAVTKPEPILARRVYRADSSTPGVKVRIGFAGPHPRHTDAQAMELLAGVLGGGEGILDRALKSAGFMPRSSSGTLAINDGFSRFIISVSLPAGADPAAVRRVLLDAIPAALTTERFPDLVDRTREAMVSAEIMEREKLHYFLMGKAPWIVSGSPGQGLSPARWDHLTAEDLAEAARAYLVEKPSVALITSPGPADAGGVAAGAVRAEAMLDNGLHVIAEQRPGSDVFALHLMTRHRGALEPKGREGIADFLHRLLAMGTDTRTREEIQAALRSMGVSLSTAGNPMVPFGDFYTSRLFSYIRLECVTEKASDAVALLADMVQNPALTDADIEEVRGQMQDFISYRSAKPDTVASGMLAERLYGGVLGPDVYGSAGSISAITGGELRDFHGRYLAGRNLIVSVVSPMAPEESISLVEKNLRRLPAGEKARIATVPLTVKPFVTEADLGRPQGALAAGAVTGEAPPADDIPALVIASGLLNVRLAEELREKEGLAYSLGASLGDVDGRVVFTFSMGTAPEKIERAREALREQLEAARKSPVNREEMEREINGLVGRLQMRMLSSINRAYYLGVATRERLSHTFGEKYRQQLLALTPEDIERVLDRYLPGDALIEAVVR
- a CDS encoding alpha/beta hydrolase, producing the protein MTSVLTGTLILFCALLVWVRWQERANLFFPSADLYLTPADLGLTFKDVRFGSAGNTLHGWYIPGEGEQVVLWLHGNAGNVSDRADMAVAMNGALGVSSFLFDYRGYGRSSGRPTEKGLYEDAAAAFRWLAETKGIAPGDIFLYGHSLGSVAAVDLALGAGKGAGGLVLESPFTGARDIARMIYAGLPVDLFMSLKLDNVGRVGKVAMPVLVIHGEADGTIPFEMGRKVFEAAAEPKRFLGIPGADHSDCYIVGGENYWSEWKKLLDQSQR
- a CDS encoding nucleotidyl transferase AbiEii/AbiGii toxin family protein — its product is MAWLSGIQHGLLPAEAGRDRHKCGAGKMHALLCRGWGNRVKGRDWYDFVWYVGRGTDLDLRHLEARVRRSGHYTEHGPLTEERFLEIVKENIFGLDVDKAKADVVKFLSDVSSIEVWSRDFFLNVAGRVKFSKRS
- the mutY gene encoding A/G-specific adenine glycosylase produces the protein MKPGSRLAAALLSWYDANRRELPWRKTSGTARAEPAEAYSVLVSEFMLQQTTVTAVIPYFERWMRTYPTVKALAGADEEGVIRAWEGLGYYSRARNLHAAAKEISTRYGGQVPREPLDLKKLPGIGEYTAAAVASIAYGARVPALDANNIRVWSRLLATSDKKRIAAVFGRIIPADRSGDFNQALMDLGSSVCTPKAPRCAGCPLAAWCRALRLEQVELFPQKRPRPETTHIEAAIGIILKDGTALVQKRPQGGLFSGMWEFPGGKIRGSESAYVRESVNAKNQRTKQSRSYAHTLHAHTHIRKPPPGESPEEAMVREVREETGLRVQVCEKLGIFTHTYTRFRVKLHVFICKREAGTVTNPEARWVTLEELEALPMPGVNRRIVRKFEERLKAGCGERSGPMENVE
- a CDS encoding ABC transporter permease; translation: MKTLFFASATIWQREVIRYLRSPSRIIGSLGMPFFFLAFLGMGLQSAFGMRPGGERYLDYIAPGIVGMVLLFSSTVAGISVIWDRQFGFLKEMLVAPIPRLAIVLGRTAGGTTTASIQALLMLGISILLGLRVPTPTGFLFILAFMALIGVSFTSLGVAMASRMEDPHGFQLIFNFLIMPIFFLSGAFFPLDQLPTALRVAAYLNPLTYGVDGLRWALLGQSAMGPALDLAVLGTVSAAFLTLGALLFRGARM